The Stenotrophomonas maltophilia genome includes a region encoding these proteins:
- a CDS encoding sugar phosphate isomerase/epimerase family protein, with the protein MSISISNIAWNPDEDDAVGRLLADLGVRHIDVAPSKYFPVFAEASDAAVAKVRRFWEALGIDIIGMQSLLFGTEGLNVFASVDVQLRLLEHLRHVFRIGSGLGATRAVFGSPRNRDRGSLPLQRANEAGAAFFHRVGEAARLEGITLCLEPNPECYGANFMTHTEATAEVVRLTGHSHVRMQFDTGSIFINGEEPAQLLQRHADIIGHVHLSEPGLAPLGTRDTNHAEMAILLRRHMGDIPLTIEMLRPAEGEHAIRASLQFVLDHYRPQSIGASP; encoded by the coding sequence ATGAGCATCTCGATCTCCAACATCGCGTGGAATCCAGATGAGGATGACGCTGTCGGGCGGCTGCTTGCCGACCTTGGCGTTCGCCATATCGACGTTGCTCCCAGCAAGTACTTCCCGGTGTTTGCAGAAGCCAGCGACGCGGCTGTCGCCAAGGTCAGGCGCTTCTGGGAAGCGCTCGGCATCGACATCATCGGAATGCAATCGCTGCTGTTCGGCACAGAAGGCCTGAACGTTTTTGCTTCAGTCGATGTCCAGCTGCGCTTGCTTGAGCATCTTCGCCATGTGTTCCGGATCGGATCGGGCCTGGGTGCGACACGCGCGGTCTTTGGCTCGCCGCGCAATCGCGACCGCGGCTCCCTGCCACTGCAGCGGGCCAACGAAGCTGGCGCGGCTTTCTTCCATCGCGTGGGTGAAGCCGCCCGACTGGAGGGCATCACCCTGTGCCTTGAGCCCAATCCCGAATGCTATGGCGCGAACTTCATGACGCATACCGAAGCGACTGCCGAAGTCGTGCGCCTGACAGGGCACTCGCACGTCAGGATGCAGTTCGACACCGGTTCAATCTTCATCAACGGAGAAGAGCCGGCACAGCTGCTGCAGCGGCACGCCGACATAATCGGCCATGTCCATCTGAGCGAGCCAGGACTTGCACCTTTGGGTACGCGGGACACCAATCATGCAGAGATGGCAATTCTATTGCGCCGACACATGGGCGACATACCGCTGACGATCGAGATGCTGCGCCCAGCCGAGGGCGAGCATGCGATCAGGGCGTCCTTGCAATTCGTGCTCGATCACTATCGACCCCAGTCTATTGGAGCATCGCCATGA
- the rfbB gene encoding dTDP-glucose 4,6-dehydratase, with protein MPTWLVTGGAGFIGGNFVLEAVARGVKVINLDALTYAGNLKTLSSLDGNPNHVFVQGDIGDSALVTRLLAEHQPDAVLNFAAESHVDRSIDGPGAFIQTNVVGTLGLLEAVRDYWKALPTEQGAAFRFLHVSTDEVYGTLGETGKFSETTPYAPNSPYSASKAASDHLVRAFHHTYGLPVLTTNCSNNYGPYHFPEKLIPLVIAKALAGEPLPVYGDGKQVRDWLFVSDHCEAIRTVLAKGQVGETYNVGGNSEKQNIEVVQAICALLDQRRPRADGQPRSSQITYVTDRPGHDRRYAIDASKLKNDLGWEPAYTFEQGITFTVDWYLDNQEWVNGVLDGSYRLQRIGTAA; from the coding sequence GTGCCCACATGGCTTGTCACCGGCGGCGCCGGATTCATTGGCGGTAACTTCGTTCTCGAGGCCGTTGCGCGCGGCGTCAAGGTCATCAACCTCGATGCGCTGACCTACGCCGGCAACCTGAAGACCCTGTCCAGCCTGGACGGCAACCCGAATCACGTGTTCGTGCAGGGTGACATCGGCGACAGCGCCCTGGTCACCCGCCTGCTGGCCGAGCACCAGCCCGATGCGGTGCTGAACTTCGCGGCCGAGAGCCACGTCGACCGCTCCATCGATGGCCCGGGCGCCTTCATCCAGACTAACGTGGTGGGCACCCTGGGCCTGCTGGAAGCCGTGCGCGACTACTGGAAGGCGCTGCCGACCGAACAGGGCGCGGCGTTCCGCTTCCTGCATGTGTCCACCGACGAGGTGTACGGCACCCTGGGCGAGACCGGCAAGTTCAGCGAAACCACGCCGTATGCCCCGAATTCGCCGTACTCGGCGTCGAAGGCCGCCTCGGACCACCTGGTGCGCGCCTTCCACCACACCTACGGGTTGCCGGTACTGACCACCAACTGCTCCAACAACTATGGCCCGTACCATTTCCCGGAGAAGCTGATCCCGCTGGTGATCGCCAAGGCGCTGGCCGGCGAGCCGCTGCCGGTGTACGGCGATGGCAAGCAGGTGCGCGACTGGCTGTTCGTGTCCGACCACTGCGAAGCGATCCGCACCGTGCTGGCCAAGGGCCAGGTGGGCGAGACCTACAACGTCGGCGGCAATTCGGAAAAGCAGAACATCGAAGTGGTGCAGGCCATCTGCGCACTGCTGGACCAGCGCCGCCCGCGCGCGGATGGCCAGCCGCGCAGCAGCCAGATCACCTACGTCACCGACCGCCCCGGCCATGACCGCCGTTACGCGATCGATGCCTCCAAGCTGAAGAACGACCTGGGCTGGGAACCGGCCTACACCTTCGAGCAGGGCATCACCTTTACCGTTGACTGGTACCTGGACAACCAGGAATGGGTCAACGGCGTGCTCGACGGCAGCTACCGTCTGCAGCGCATCGGCACCGCGGCCTGA
- a CDS encoding electron transfer flavoprotein subunit beta/FixA family protein: MKILVAYKRVVDYNVRIQVKPDGSGVVTDGVKLSPNPFDEIALEEALRLRDKGIATEVVVATIAPADAQAHLRNGLAMGANRAIHVVTDQAIQPLTASRTLLKLIEKEQPDLVILGKQAIDDDANQTGQMLATLWGRPQATFASKLEIADGKATVTREVDAGLETLEVDLPAVVTTDLRLNEPRFIKLPDIMKAKAKPLETLQLADLGVEAADTFRTTQYAAPSKRSKGVMVKDAAELVAALKQKGLL, from the coding sequence ATGAAAATCCTCGTCGCGTACAAGCGCGTGGTGGACTACAACGTCCGCATTCAGGTCAAGCCGGACGGTTCCGGCGTGGTCACCGACGGCGTCAAGCTGTCCCCCAACCCCTTCGATGAAATCGCGCTGGAAGAAGCCCTGCGCCTGCGCGACAAAGGCATCGCCACGGAAGTGGTGGTCGCCACCATCGCCCCGGCCGACGCCCAGGCGCACCTGCGCAACGGCCTGGCCATGGGTGCCAACCGCGCCATCCACGTGGTGACCGACCAGGCCATCCAGCCGCTGACCGCCTCGCGCACCCTGCTGAAGCTGATCGAGAAGGAGCAGCCGGACCTGGTGATCCTGGGCAAGCAGGCCATCGACGACGACGCCAACCAGACCGGCCAGATGCTGGCCACGCTGTGGGGCCGTCCGCAGGCGACCTTCGCCAGCAAGCTCGAGATCGCGGACGGCAAGGCTACGGTGACCCGTGAAGTCGACGCCGGCCTGGAAACGCTGGAAGTGGACCTGCCCGCCGTGGTCACCACCGACCTGCGCCTGAACGAGCCGCGCTTCATCAAGCTGCCGGACATCATGAAGGCCAAGGCCAAGCCGCTGGAGACCCTGCAACTGGCCGATCTCGGCGTTGAAGCCGCCGACACCTTCAGGACCACCCAGTACGCCGCGCCGTCCAAGCGCAGCAAGGGCGTAATGGTCAAGGACGCGGCCGAACTGGTGGCCGCACTCAAGCAGAAGGGGCTGCTGTAA
- a CDS encoding glycosyltransferase — protein MTASVSAFISVVYVIRNHDAHLASLLSETVTRLGALATDYELVVVDNGSTDGSIARLRELTREGGLPNLQVYALTQSVAWETAAWAGIESALGDFIAVLDPLTDDVSILPQLLEAAVTGTDVVFANNQARPRLGLAYRLANAVFNQAFRWLNGVDPGAEAPQYRVMSKKVVNYILQHPRPAAIYRLLPVTAGFTRTNVTYRHEPRTAPEKKLGQSIDRGMRLLVSSTRLPMRLVTMLSTFGALANLLYSVYVLAIAIFKADVAPGWVSLSLQQSGMFLLISLVLLVLGEYILHMAALSNEGPSFHVAQEFTSARLERLERVNVERAAGMPGPPGRA, from the coding sequence GTGACTGCATCCGTTTCAGCCTTCATCTCCGTCGTGTACGTGATACGGAATCACGACGCGCACTTGGCGTCGCTGCTCTCGGAGACCGTGACCCGCCTCGGGGCACTGGCCACCGACTATGAACTCGTCGTGGTGGACAATGGATCCACCGATGGGAGCATCGCTCGCCTGCGGGAGCTCACCCGCGAAGGCGGCCTGCCCAACCTGCAGGTCTATGCACTGACCCAGAGCGTTGCCTGGGAAACAGCGGCCTGGGCAGGCATCGAAAGCGCGCTCGGCGATTTCATCGCCGTTCTTGACCCCCTGACCGATGATGTTTCGATCCTCCCACAGTTGCTGGAGGCTGCAGTCACGGGAACGGATGTGGTCTTTGCCAACAATCAGGCCCGCCCTCGTCTGGGCCTCGCATACCGGCTGGCCAATGCCGTATTCAATCAGGCCTTCCGCTGGCTCAACGGCGTTGACCCCGGAGCGGAGGCCCCGCAGTACAGAGTGATGAGCAAGAAGGTCGTCAACTACATCCTGCAACATCCTCGACCAGCCGCCATCTATCGCCTGTTGCCCGTCACTGCAGGCTTCACCCGGACCAACGTGACGTACCGGCACGAGCCCAGAACGGCCCCGGAAAAGAAGCTTGGGCAGAGCATCGATAGAGGCATGCGCCTGCTGGTGTCGAGCACCCGGCTCCCCATGCGACTGGTGACCATGCTGTCGACCTTCGGCGCACTGGCCAACCTGCTCTATTCCGTCTATGTCCTGGCCATCGCAATCTTCAAGGCCGACGTTGCACCGGGATGGGTCAGCCTTTCGTTGCAACAATCCGGGATGTTCCTGTTGATCTCTCTTGTACTGCTGGTGCTGGGCGAGTACATCCTGCACATGGCCGCACTCAGCAACGAGGGGCCGTCCTTCCATGTCGCCCAGGAATTCACCAGCGCACGCCTTGAACGCCTTGAGCGCGTCAACGTAGAGCGCGCTGCGGGCATGCCTGGACCGCCCGGGCGTGCCTGA
- a CDS encoding LTA synthase family protein, translated as MSVTFPSFQPRSPTWGTCVAAVLSCVLLNRMHPFLGLPDLFYVAATFAVELALIELITQLALDIRNRVAKATALLIPAAMGSIYIAQMYSIWISGGLIPPIALANREVAGLIAFNGIYVLLGSYLAAFAAHAYRYRGVAPRYSRRGIFACVGILAIAYAGMIHKQPLARGITVARGESPVSSLVHSMIMYAGMSSQTRLSSSELTAVRTQFSRRTVYEQGFPEDMIAGLPPRPNVIVLFTEGMSARWMGSYGGAYADLMPNLDRFAGGSLMVRNYYNHTAATFRGLRGQLTSGHQEIDGFYEDGTGIGQRDVSREITAISRASLPDVLRSHQYHSLFFLSQQAFLNNMIETLGFDATLGRDYLFDKHLRTTPDEERPKYLSDPQLFSAMLDDLEAQPRDRPFFAAAYNFQTHAFLDGEQKYGDGGNQVLNRFHPYDHNIGDFLQRFMASRLHENTVLVITADHSTFPDPPAQQADPDVGGYFIDPIPLVIYWKGVEHRKINADYKNSLDFAPTLLSLLGIRNANTLFLGCTFFEECALDRISSMGKDEYYLTRNGLVYARPNVPEADVAAFEAGTELIDRYKAMDLVIGAAE; from the coding sequence ATGAGCGTTACCTTTCCTTCTTTCCAACCACGTTCACCCACATGGGGAACCTGCGTTGCAGCGGTGCTTTCCTGCGTCCTCCTGAATCGGATGCACCCCTTTCTCGGTCTGCCGGACCTGTTCTACGTCGCGGCCACGTTCGCAGTGGAACTGGCACTGATCGAGCTCATCACGCAGCTTGCACTGGATATTCGAAATCGTGTGGCGAAAGCCACTGCGCTGTTGATTCCGGCCGCGATGGGTTCGATCTACATCGCCCAGATGTATTCGATCTGGATTTCCGGCGGCCTGATTCCCCCCATCGCGCTTGCCAATCGAGAGGTTGCGGGCCTGATCGCGTTCAACGGCATCTACGTCTTGTTGGGCAGCTATCTTGCGGCATTCGCGGCGCATGCCTATCGATACCGCGGTGTAGCACCACGCTACTCCAGGCGCGGCATCTTCGCCTGCGTAGGCATCCTGGCCATCGCCTACGCCGGCATGATCCACAAGCAGCCGCTGGCTCGCGGCATTACCGTCGCACGCGGCGAATCACCCGTGTCCTCACTGGTTCACTCCATGATCATGTACGCGGGAATGAGCTCGCAGACACGACTCAGCAGCAGCGAGCTCACTGCCGTCCGGACGCAGTTTTCACGGCGCACCGTCTACGAGCAGGGCTTTCCCGAGGACATGATCGCCGGTCTGCCGCCGCGCCCCAACGTCATTGTCCTTTTTACCGAAGGCATGTCGGCACGCTGGATGGGCAGCTACGGCGGAGCCTATGCCGACCTGATGCCGAACCTGGATCGATTTGCCGGTGGATCGCTGATGGTGCGCAACTACTACAACCATACAGCAGCCACGTTCCGCGGCCTGCGCGGGCAGTTGACGTCTGGCCACCAGGAAATCGATGGATTCTACGAGGATGGCACCGGCATCGGCCAACGCGATGTTTCCCGCGAGATTACCGCGATATCGCGCGCCAGCCTTCCCGACGTGCTGCGCTCGCATCAGTACCACAGCCTGTTCTTCCTGTCGCAGCAGGCATTCCTCAACAACATGATCGAAACGTTGGGCTTCGACGCGACACTGGGCAGGGACTACCTGTTCGACAAACACCTGCGCACCACGCCGGACGAGGAACGGCCGAAGTATCTTTCCGATCCGCAATTGTTCAGCGCGATGCTCGATGATCTGGAGGCACAGCCCCGGGACAGGCCGTTCTTCGCCGCGGCCTACAACTTCCAGACGCATGCGTTCCTTGATGGCGAGCAGAAGTACGGTGACGGGGGGAATCAGGTACTGAACCGATTCCACCCCTACGACCACAACATCGGCGACTTCCTGCAGCGATTCATGGCCAGCCGCCTGCACGAGAACACGGTGCTGGTGATCACTGCCGACCACTCGACCTTCCCCGATCCGCCGGCACAGCAGGCCGACCCGGATGTCGGCGGCTACTTCATCGATCCGATTCCACTGGTGATCTACTGGAAGGGTGTCGAGCACCGCAAGATCAATGCCGACTACAAGAATTCACTGGATTTTGCCCCGACCTTGTTGAGCCTGCTTGGCATACGGAACGCCAACACCCTGTTCCTGGGCTGCACCTTCTTCGAAGAGTGCGCGCTGGATCGGATCTCCAGCATGGGCAAGGACGAGTATTACCTCACGCGCAATGGTCTGGTCTACGCCCGGCCCAATGTACCCGAGGCGGACGTTGCCGCCTTCGAAGCGGGTACCGAACTGATCGACCGCTACAAGGCCATGGATCTGGTAATCGGCGCCGCCGAATAG
- a CDS encoding electron transfer flavoprotein subunit alpha/FixB family protein: protein MSKILVIAEHHDGKLNAATAKTVSAAAAISGASIDVVVLAADPAAVAAEAAKISGVSKVLTVANAANAQAIAQVLAPQIAQLAKGYTHVFGPSTTFGKDLMPCVAALLGVNQVSDLMTVEGSHTFKRPIYAGNAIITVEAPADQTVVATVRAASWPEAAQGGSAAVEAASVDAVLPTHTRFIGLAAGASDRPDLQSAKRVVSGGRGVGSEENFKVIFQLADKLGAAVGASRAAVDAGYVPSDLQVGQTGKIIAPELYVAVGISGAIQHLTGIKDAGTIVAINKDGDAPIFEIADIGLVGDLFATLPELEKAL from the coding sequence ATGAGCAAGATTCTCGTCATCGCCGAACACCACGACGGCAAGCTCAACGCCGCCACCGCCAAGACCGTCAGTGCCGCCGCCGCCATCAGCGGTGCCAGCATCGACGTGGTGGTGCTGGCCGCCGATCCGGCTGCCGTCGCCGCTGAAGCCGCGAAGATCAGTGGCGTCTCCAAGGTCCTGACCGTGGCCAACGCCGCCAACGCGCAGGCCATCGCCCAGGTGCTGGCACCGCAGATCGCGCAGCTGGCCAAGGGCTACACCCACGTGTTCGGCCCGTCGACCACCTTCGGCAAGGACCTGATGCCGTGCGTGGCCGCCCTGCTCGGCGTCAACCAGGTCTCCGACCTGATGACCGTCGAAGGCAGCCACACCTTCAAGCGCCCGATCTACGCCGGCAACGCGATCATCACCGTGGAAGCCCCGGCCGACCAGACCGTGGTCGCCACCGTGCGCGCCGCGTCGTGGCCGGAAGCCGCCCAGGGCGGTAGTGCCGCCGTTGAAGCGGCCAGCGTCGATGCTGTCCTGCCGACCCATACCCGCTTCATCGGCCTGGCCGCCGGTGCCAGCGACCGCCCGGACCTGCAGAGCGCCAAGCGCGTGGTCTCTGGCGGCCGTGGCGTCGGCTCGGAAGAGAACTTCAAGGTCATCTTCCAGCTGGCCGACAAGCTCGGTGCCGCCGTCGGTGCTTCGCGCGCCGCGGTCGACGCCGGTTACGTGCCCAGCGACCTGCAGGTCGGCCAGACCGGCAAGATCATTGCGCCGGAACTGTATGTGGCCGTCGGCATCAGCGGTGCCATCCAGCACCTGACCGGCATCAAGGACGCCGGTACGATCGTGGCCATCAACAAGGACGGCGACGCGCCGATCTTCGAGATCGCCGATATCGGCCTGGTGGGGGATCTGTTTGCGACCCTGCCGGAGCTGGAAAAGGCGCTCTAA
- a CDS encoding DMT family transporter, with protein sequence MNKWLILVVGILCNAGASALIKVAVSAPRQFPSLTDPMGALRNWPFWTGLSLYGGAFLLYSMSLARLPLNVAHPISTAGAIALVACVSVIAFREPMPWTTVAGIALILSGVVLITVHAP encoded by the coding sequence ATGAACAAGTGGCTGATCCTGGTCGTCGGCATCCTATGCAATGCGGGCGCAAGCGCCCTCATCAAGGTTGCGGTAAGCGCGCCGAGGCAGTTCCCCTCACTCACCGATCCGATGGGGGCCCTGCGCAATTGGCCCTTCTGGACGGGCCTGTCCCTGTACGGCGGCGCCTTCCTGCTCTACTCCATGTCACTGGCACGCCTTCCGCTCAATGTTGCCCACCCGATCTCAACGGCAGGTGCCATTGCCCTGGTGGCTTGCGTTTCAGTGATCGCGTTCCGGGAGCCGATGCCATGGACAACCGTGGCAGGCATTGCATTGATACTCTCCGGCGTTGTCCTGATTACCGTTCACGCCCCCTGA
- a CDS encoding lysylphosphatidylglycerol synthase transmembrane domain-containing protein, producing MLSATTRPIRRGRALAWLTLVAGIYLLGLWYVDRDKQILTRLQALALPLCGCVALVLASYGFRHLRWHMLLRAQGQPTGWRAGLLAYLAGFAFTASPGKAGELLRIRYFSRLGVPAQVTLTTFIYERALDLLVITALSLGAAHLIPLFGLLASAVLCLVLALCLVACLSPLQRAAIAVIDRLPGQPVRRLARFLVAGTTSLRPLLRPGLTAASTACGLAAWLLTSAAFAWLCYALGIVLPWQYALAIYPLAMLIGALSFVPGGVGTTEAAIVLMLAASGADLDTALAAAIGIRLASLWLAVAVGMAATVALEARTPATA from the coding sequence ATGCTTTCCGCCACAACCAGGCCGATCCGCCGCGGACGGGCCCTGGCCTGGCTGACCTTGGTAGCCGGCATCTATCTGCTGGGGCTGTGGTATGTCGACCGGGACAAGCAGATCCTGACCCGCCTGCAGGCGCTGGCACTCCCCTTGTGTGGCTGCGTGGCCCTGGTGCTGGCCAGTTACGGGTTCCGCCACCTGCGGTGGCACATGCTGCTGCGGGCACAGGGCCAGCCCACGGGCTGGCGTGCCGGCCTGCTCGCCTATCTCGCCGGCTTTGCGTTCACCGCCTCCCCCGGCAAGGCCGGGGAGCTTCTGCGCATCCGCTATTTTTCCCGCTTGGGGGTTCCCGCGCAGGTCACGCTGACCACTTTCATCTACGAGCGAGCGCTGGATCTACTGGTGATCACTGCACTGAGCCTGGGCGCAGCGCATCTGATCCCCCTCTTTGGCCTGCTCGCTTCCGCCGTGCTGTGCCTGGTGCTGGCCCTGTGTCTGGTTGCCTGCCTTTCCCCGCTACAGCGCGCGGCCATCGCGGTGATCGACCGGCTCCCCGGCCAGCCGGTGCGCAGGCTGGCGCGCTTTCTGGTGGCGGGTACCACCTCACTGCGCCCGCTGTTGCGTCCCGGGCTGACCGCAGCCAGCACCGCCTGTGGCCTGGCGGCCTGGCTACTGACCTCGGCGGCTTTCGCCTGGCTGTGCTACGCGCTGGGGATCGTTCTGCCTTGGCAGTACGCGCTGGCCATCTACCCGCTGGCGATGCTGATCGGCGCGCTTTCCTTCGTTCCCGGCGGGGTGGGCACCACCGAGGCAGCGATCGTGCTCATGCTGGCCGCATCCGGTGCGGACCTGGATACGGCGCTGGCTGCGGCTATCGGTATACGCCTGGCCAGCCTGTGGTTGGCGGTGGCGGTCGGGATGGCCGCGACGGTTGCGCTGGAGGCGCGCACGCCTGCCACCGCTTGA
- a CDS encoding glycosyltransferase family 2 protein, with the protein MTTPITPPSPAGHSADWQVPAFTKTLLQSKCHDHAVVIPVINEGERIRALLSRMHEIGTASIADIIIVDGGSSDGSLDETFLRSCGVTGLLVKTGPGRLSAQLRCAYAFCLAAGYRGVVTIDGNNKDEPSPIHRFIEALEQGVDFVQASRFIAGGVAENTPLLRHAAIRLVHAPLLSLFSGFHWTDTTQGFRAYSRALLEHPDVGTFRDVFNGYELLAYLSYRAPRLGFRCQELPTARRYPEGEVPTKISSVRGNLQILRVLLAAISGRYNPPIGHKP; encoded by the coding sequence ATGACCACTCCCATCACGCCCCCAAGCCCGGCCGGACACAGCGCGGATTGGCAGGTACCTGCCTTCACAAAGACACTTCTGCAAAGCAAGTGCCACGATCATGCCGTTGTCATTCCCGTGATCAACGAGGGCGAGCGGATCCGCGCACTGCTGTCCCGGATGCATGAGATCGGCACTGCCTCCATCGCCGACATCATCATCGTTGACGGTGGAAGCAGCGACGGCTCCCTGGATGAGACCTTTCTGCGGAGCTGCGGTGTCACCGGACTGCTCGTGAAGACCGGCCCCGGTCGGCTCAGCGCGCAATTGCGCTGCGCCTATGCTTTCTGTCTCGCTGCGGGCTACCGCGGAGTGGTCACCATCGATGGCAACAACAAGGACGAGCCCTCCCCCATCCACCGCTTCATCGAAGCACTTGAACAGGGCGTGGACTTCGTGCAGGCCTCGCGCTTCATAGCGGGGGGTGTGGCCGAGAATACCCCCTTGTTGCGCCATGCCGCGATCCGGCTTGTCCATGCGCCGCTGCTGAGCCTGTTTTCCGGCTTCCACTGGACCGATACCACCCAGGGCTTCCGCGCCTACAGCCGGGCACTGCTGGAACACCCGGACGTGGGCACCTTCCGCGATGTATTCAACGGATACGAACTGTTGGCCTACCTTTCCTATCGCGCGCCCCGCCTTGGCTTCCGTTGCCAGGAACTACCCACGGCACGCCGCTATCCGGAGGGAGAGGTCCCGACCAAGATCAGCAGCGTAAGGGGCAACCTGCAGATTCTGCGTGTATTGCTTGCGGCGATCTCCGGCCGCTACAACCCGCCGATCGGGCACAAACCATGA
- a CDS encoding FAD-dependent oxidoreductase has translation MPETLPLDADAIIIGGGFYGAVVASYLATERGVGRVILIEREPRLMQRASFSNQARVHNGYHYPRSFTTAYRSRVNLPRFMREWESAVHSDFLKVYAIARRNSKVTASQFVRFCRTIDAPLEPAPASLATLFNPHLIERAFIAQEYSFDSERIRQLLEAKLAGAGVHLGMGYEATAVQKENDAIRVCLRSTEGSVTTSMAAKQVFNCTYAGLNLISGPQGHSHASLKHEITEMALIQLPPALEGLGITVMDGPFFSIMPFPARQSSTLSHVRYTPHTAWIDTPARNPYVELESHARSSRFDYMLRDAARYLPSVSKAVHQQSLFEIKTVLVKNEGDDGRPILFESYPQLPGYSTILGGKIDNIYDVIGHLDTISFPPPPRGG, from the coding sequence GTGCCTGAGACCCTGCCACTGGACGCCGATGCGATCATCATCGGTGGAGGCTTCTATGGCGCCGTGGTTGCCAGCTATCTCGCCACCGAGAGGGGCGTGGGCCGGGTCATTCTGATAGAACGTGAACCCCGATTGATGCAACGCGCCTCGTTTTCCAACCAGGCACGCGTCCATAATGGCTACCACTATCCCCGCAGCTTCACCACGGCCTATCGCAGCAGGGTGAACCTGCCCCGATTCATGCGGGAATGGGAGTCAGCGGTGCATTCCGACTTCCTGAAGGTCTATGCCATCGCCCGCCGCAACTCGAAGGTCACGGCCTCCCAGTTCGTGCGCTTCTGCCGCACGATCGACGCCCCTCTGGAACCGGCACCGGCGTCACTGGCGACGTTGTTCAACCCGCACCTGATCGAACGGGCGTTCATCGCGCAGGAGTACAGCTTCGATTCCGAGCGCATCCGCCAGTTGCTTGAAGCCAAGCTGGCAGGCGCCGGCGTGCACCTGGGCATGGGATACGAAGCGACTGCCGTACAGAAGGAAAACGATGCGATACGCGTGTGCCTGCGTAGCACTGAAGGCAGCGTCACCACATCCATGGCGGCCAAGCAGGTCTTCAACTGCACCTACGCAGGGCTCAACCTGATCAGTGGCCCACAGGGTCACAGCCACGCCTCGCTCAAGCATGAAATCACCGAAATGGCGTTGATCCAGCTTCCTCCCGCGCTGGAGGGGCTGGGCATCACGGTCATGGACGGGCCCTTTTTCTCCATCATGCCCTTCCCCGCGCGCCAGTCCAGCACGCTGTCCCACGTGCGCTACACGCCCCATACGGCCTGGATCGACACGCCGGCGCGCAATCCCTACGTCGAACTTGAATCCCATGCCCGTTCAAGCCGGTTCGATTACATGCTCCGGGATGCCGCCCGCTATCTCCCGAGTGTTTCGAAGGCCGTGCATCAGCAATCGTTGTTCGAAATAAAAACGGTCTTGGTGAAGAACGAAGGCGACGATGGCCGCCCGATTCTGTTCGAGTCGTATCCCCAGCTGCCAGGGTACTCAACAATACTGGGTGGGAAGATCGACAATATCTACGACGTGATCGGCCATCTGGATACGATCTCCTTCCCCCCCCCTCCCCGGGGAGGATGA
- a CDS encoding NAD-dependent epimerase/dehydratase family protein, with protein MSHALIGHTGFVGSTLKRQTRFEHLFNRSNIKEVAAQAYHTVVCSAAPAQKWIANREPEADWRNIQALIKALDAITCDHLTLISTVDVFANPIGVDESTQVMTAGLHPYGLHRRRLEEFVESRFRSRMIVRLPGLVGPGLRKNIIFDLHNDNNVHAIDSRAQFQFYPMVNLSADLLAARQQDLELIHLTSAPISVGEIAREVFGLQFDGTSDCPPARYDMLSRHARDAQGNPGYHYDRSATLTAIRAYHQTEPATAVLAP; from the coding sequence ATGTCTCACGCGCTCATCGGCCATACCGGCTTCGTGGGTTCCACCCTGAAGCGTCAGACACGGTTCGAGCATCTGTTCAATAGAAGCAATATCAAGGAGGTCGCGGCCCAGGCCTACCACACGGTGGTCTGCTCGGCCGCGCCCGCGCAGAAGTGGATCGCCAACCGCGAACCGGAAGCCGACTGGAGGAACATCCAGGCACTCATCAAGGCGCTGGATGCGATCACCTGCGACCATCTCACGTTGATCAGCACGGTTGACGTATTCGCCAACCCGATCGGCGTTGACGAATCGACGCAGGTCATGACGGCCGGGTTGCATCCCTATGGCCTGCATCGGCGCCGGCTGGAAGAGTTCGTGGAATCACGATTCAGGTCCAGGATGATCGTTCGCCTCCCAGGCCTGGTCGGCCCAGGCCTGCGCAAGAACATCATCTTCGACCTGCACAACGACAACAATGTGCACGCCATCGACAGCCGTGCCCAGTTCCAGTTCTATCCCATGGTGAATCTCAGCGCGGATCTTCTGGCTGCGCGACAGCAGGACCTTGAACTGATCCATCTGACCAGCGCCCCGATAAGCGTCGGCGAGATCGCCCGCGAGGTGTTCGGCCTGCAGTTCGATGGCACGTCCGACTGCCCGCCTGCCCGCTACGACATGCTCAGCCGACATGCCCGGGACGCGCAGGGAAACCCTGGCTACCACTATGATCGGAGCGCCACGCTCACGGCCATCCGCGCCTACCATCAGACCGAACCTGCGACTGCGGTGCTGGCACCATGA